The Chloroflexia bacterium SDU3-3 genome includes the window CGCCGAGCGGCTCTATATCAGTCAGCCCGCCATCTCCAAGGGCATCCAGGAGCTGGAGCGCCAGCTTGACGCCAAGCTGATCGACCGCAGCGCTAGCCCGATCGGCCTGACCGAGGCGGGGCGGCTGCTGCAGCGCTACGCCGCGCAGATCTTCGCCGCCGAGCGCGGGGCCGAGCGCGCCCTGGCCCAACTGCACAACCTGGAGCGCGGCCACCTGACCATCGGAGCCAGCAGCACGATCGGCATCTATATGCTGCCCGCGCTGCTGGGCACCTACCACCAGCGCCACCCCGGCGTCGAGCTAGTGCTCGACATCGGCAACACCCAGCAGATCCTCGACCGCCTCACTAGCATGCCGCTGGACATGGCCTTTGTCGAGGGGCCGGTCGATGCCGAGGGCGTGGCCACGCGGCCCTGGCGCAGCGATACGCTGGTGGCGATCGCCGCGCCCGCGCACCCACTGGCCGTCCTGCCTAGGGTCACACTGGCGCAGATCCAGGGCGCCCCGTTCATCGTGCGCGAGCATGGCTCGGGCACCCGCGAGGTGACCGAGGCCGCGCTGCGCGAGCACCACGTGGAGATCCAGATCGCCATGGAGCTGGGCAGCACCGAGGCGATCAAGCAGGCGGTGATGGCCCGCCTGGGCATTGCTATCGTCTCCGAGGCCACCGTGAGCGCCGAGCTAGAGAGCGGGCGGCTGGTGGTGCTGGATGTGGAGGGCCTGCGCATCCAGCGCATGCTCAGCACGTTGCATGTGGCCGGTCGGCCCGCCAGCCGTGCGCTGGAGGCATTCGAATTGCTTCTGGATGAGGTGTAGATGCGGAGAACTAGGGGAGCGCAGCGTGTAGAAACGTGCAATTTCGCAAATATGTGCTTGTGAAAACGGTACATCTGTGCTATAATTACGGCTACATCCCCTGGGCTTGCGGCACTCGCCGCCAACGCGACAGCAGGGAAGAGCATCTACTGGTAAACACGAGTAACCGTCGCCTGGCCCGCTCCCACAGCAGCCAGACAGGAGGAACACCACCATGGCAACTACCCGCAAAGCAAGTGAAGACCGCAGCGTCGCCCGCACCTACCGCGCCGCCGTGCGCATCGGCGAGGACTACATCACCATCGAGGAGACCGTCACCCTGCCGGTGGACGCCACCGACGAGGATGTGACCAAGGCGGTCGACCTCGGCATGCGCATCTACCAGGCCCAGCGCGAGGCCGTGGAGGCGCAGATCAGCGCCATCCGCGAGGCTGGCGGTGCCCCCGCGCCCTTCACCGTGCGCGACCCTGATTCGCCTGCCAGCGACAAGCAGCGCAACTACATCGCCGCCCTTCAGGAAGACCTGGCGTGGAGCGCCGAGCAGCTCTCGGCCTACGCCGGCGAGCAAGAGGTCGACCTGGTGACAATGACGAAGGGCCAGGCCAGCACCTTTATCGATGGCCTGAAGAAGCTGGCCGAGGAGCGCCCTGCCTACCGTGGCGCTGCCGCCAGCAGCCAGCCCGCGCCGCGCCCTGCCGCCCCTTCTGGCCAGCCCGCCGATGAGCGCCAGCTCCAGGCCCTGGAGAAGCTGGCTCGCACCCACAGCATCTCGCTGGAGGATGCGGCCCAGGATCGCTACGGCGTCGCCTCGGCCCAGCTCACCTACGATCAGGCCGCCACGCTGCTGCGTGAGTTCCAGAAGAACGGCCAGCAGCGCCGCGTTGTCGCATCCTAAATCGCGCTCGAAATCAGGCGATATCTGCGTAACTCCCCTCGCCCAACGGCGGTATATAGCCAAAGACCAGCCGCTTGTTGCTGGCACCTAAACAAGAGTATCTACGAAAGGGAAGAGCAATGAACACCATCAAGGGCACGACAAACCGGGTTGAGCTGATCGGTTGGCTGGGGATGGACCCCGAGCAGCGGTTCCTGCCATCGGGCGTTGCGGTCTGCAACTTCCGAGTCGCAACCAAGCGCTACGCCGGGCGCATGGAGTCTGGTGAGCGGATCGTGGAGACGGATTGGTTGCCGGTCGAGGTTTGGGAGCGTCAGGCAGAGCTGTGTGGCCAGTTTTTGCACAAGGGCAGCCGCGTCCGGGTGGTCGGGCATCTTGAGACGCAGTCGTGGGAAGACAAGAAGACCGGCGAGCGGCGCTTTAAGCTGTTGGTCCGCGCCGAAGACGTGCTCTTCCTCGATGCGAAGCCGGAGGCACAGCAGGCCGCCGAGGCGGCGGAGGATCTTTCCCAGGACTCGGTCGAGGATCTTCCGTTCTAGCACCCCGCCGCCAAGGCACACCAGGGCCGGGCAACCGCACAGGTTGCCCGGCCCTGGTGCGTGCTGGCCCCAAAGTTGCTTGCCCTATGCGAAGAAAACCTCTGCGCCGCTCGCTGCGTATAGATGCTAGGCATAGCAACAGGAGGAATATCGACCATGAGTCTCATTTCCATAAAACGAAGCGCCGCAAAACGAAGCGCCCCGAAGCGCCAGCCCAAGCTCGCCACGGCGCTGGGCGGCGGGGCGCTGGCCACGCTGCTGGGCGGCATCGCCTACAGCGCGTGGGTGGTGCCGCACGAGCTGCCGCTTCCCAACGCCGTCTCGGGCGAACGCCGCGAGCTGAGCAGCGCCACGGCGGGCCAGCTAAGCTACTACACGGCGGGCGAGGGCGAGCCGCTGCTGCTCATCCACAGCATCAACGCCGCCGCCTCATCCTACGAGGTCCGCCCGATTTACGAGCACTATGCGCCTAACCGCAAGGTCTACGCGCTTGACCTGCCGGGCTTCGGCTTCTCCGAGCGCTCCGACCGCAGCTACACGCCGCGCCTGTTCACGGATGCCGTTCTGGCCATGGTCGAGGAGATCCAGCGTGAGACCGGCGCGGAGCAGATCGACGCGCTGGCGCTCTCGCTCAGCAGCGAGTTCCTGGCCCGCGCGGCCAGCGAGCGCCCCGAGGCCTTCCGCAGCCTCGCGCTGGTCTCGCCCACAGCGTTCAGCGCGGGCGACCGCTACTATGAGGAGCCGGGCAGCACGCGGGGAATCCCCGCGCTGCAGTCGGTGTACAAGGTGCCGCTGTGGAGCCAGGCCTTCTTCGATGGCCTGAACAGCCGCGCCAGCCAGCGCTACTACCTGGGCAAGACGTTTGGCTCGGAGCATATCGACAAGGGCCTGCTGGAGTACTCGTATCAGACGGCGCACCAGCCGGGGGCGCGCTTCGCCCCGCTGACGTTTATCTCGGGCACGCTGTTCAGCGCCGACATCGACCGCGTGTACGACCAGCTTGATATGCCGGTGTGGCTGGCCCACGGCACCCACGGCGACTTCCAGGACTACA containing:
- a CDS encoding LysR family transcriptional regulator, which produces MNLHLVRLFAAVAAEQSFSRAAERLYISQPAISKGIQELERQLDAKLIDRSASPIGLTEAGRLLQRYAAQIFAAERGAERALAQLHNLERGHLTIGASSTIGIYMLPALLGTYHQRHPGVELVLDIGNTQQILDRLTSMPLDMAFVEGPVDAEGVATRPWRSDTLVAIAAPAHPLAVLPRVTLAQIQGAPFIVREHGSGTREVTEAALREHHVEIQIAMELGSTEAIKQAVMARLGIAIVSEATVSAELESGRLVVLDVEGLRIQRMLSTLHVAGRPASRALEAFELLLDEV
- a CDS encoding single-stranded DNA-binding protein encodes the protein MNTIKGTTNRVELIGWLGMDPEQRFLPSGVAVCNFRVATKRYAGRMESGERIVETDWLPVEVWERQAELCGQFLHKGSRVRVVGHLETQSWEDKKTGERRFKLLVRAEDVLFLDAKPEAQQAAEAAEDLSQDSVEDLPF
- a CDS encoding alpha/beta hydrolase, which gives rise to MSLISIKRSAAKRSAPKRQPKLATALGGGALATLLGGIAYSAWVVPHELPLPNAVSGERRELSSATAGQLSYYTAGEGEPLLLIHSINAAASSYEVRPIYEHYAPNRKVYALDLPGFGFSERSDRSYTPRLFTDAVLAMVEEIQRETGAEQIDALALSLSSEFLARAASERPEAFRSLALVSPTAFSAGDRYYEEPGSTRGIPALQSVYKVPLWSQAFFDGLNSRASQRYYLGKTFGSEHIDKGLLEYSYQTAHQPGARFAPLTFISGTLFSADIDRVYDQLDMPVWLAHGTHGDFQDYTGVGKVQNRPNWKVREFPTGALPHFELLDVFTSDYDAFLNS